The Streptomyces noursei ATCC 11455 sequence ATTCAGCGGCCGACGACCACGGCCTTCTTCGTGCAGGCCGCGCTCTCGTTCGGACTGTCGCTGGTGGCGCTGGTGATCGGGATCGTCAAGCTGCCGGTGGGCGCCTGGGAGCGCTCGTTCCTCGCGCTGGGGCTGGTCTTCGTGGTCTCGTCGGCGTTCACCCTGGCCAAGTGCATCCGCGACCGGCAGGAGGCGACGGAGGTGACCAACCGGGTGGACAAGGCCCGGATCGACAAGCTCCTCATCGAACAGGACGTCTTCAAGCCGGGTCAGCTCTGATCCCGGCCGCGGCGGACCGCGGGTCGCCGATCCGCGGACCGCACCTTGACCTCAAGTTTGCTTGAGGTTGCATGATCCGTCTCATGACGACGACAGCGACGGACCCGACCGCGGCCGGGTCCCTGCCCGGCTCCCGCGGATTCGACGAACTGCCCCGGCTGATGGGGCTGATGACCGGCGACGAGAAGCACGGCCCGGCGGCCACCTCCACCCTCGACGCCCTGTGGGTGCTCTACGACCGGGTGCTGCGGGTCTCCCCCGCCACCGCCGCCGACCCCGACCGGGACCGCTTCCTGCTCTCCAAGGGCCACGGCCCGATGGCCTACTACGCGGTGCTGGCCGCCAAGGGCTTCTTCCCCACCGACTGGCTGCCGGGCTTCGGCACGTACGACTCGCCGCTCGGCCACCACCCCGACCGGACGCTGGTGCCCGGTGTCGAGATCGGCAGCGGATCGCTCGGACACGGGCTGCCGCTGGCCGTCGGCACCGCGCTGGGGCTGCGCGCCCAGGGCCGCACCGGACCGGCCGTGTGGGTGCTGATCGGCGACGCCGAACTGGACGAGGGCAGCAACCACGAGGCGCTCGCCTTCGCCGGCCCGGCCGGCCTGGACCGGCTGCACACCCTCGTCATCGACAACTCCTCGGCCACCCACGGCTGGCGCGGCGGGATTGCCTCCCGCTTCGAGGCCGCGGGGTGGTCCGCCACCACCGTGGACGGCCGCGACCACCGCGCGCTGTACGAGGCGTTCCGCGCCCCGCACCCGGGCCGGCCGCACGCGGTGGTCGCGCGGGTCGAGCCCAAGGCCCCGGCCCGACAGACGGCCCCCGCGCGCGCCGCCTGACCGCACCCGCCCCCGAACACCCCGTCGTACGAGAGGAATTCAGTGATGGACACCATGCGGGAGCGGTTCGCCGCGGTCACCTCGCGGCTGCTGGACGAGGACCCGCGGCTGGCCGTGGTGCTCGCCGACATCGGCGCCGACGGCTTCGCGGACGCGGCCCGGCGGCACCCCGAGCGGGTGGTCAACGTCGGCATCCGCGAACAGCTGTTGGTCGGCGTCGGCGGGGGGCTGGCGCTCGCCGGGCTGCGGCCGGTGCTGCACACCTTCGCCAGCTTCCTGGTGGAGCGCCCCTTCGAGCAGCTCAAGCTGGACTTCGGCCACCAGGGCACCGGCGGGGTGCTGGTGAGCGCCGGCGCCTCCTACGACTGGCCGAGCGGCGGCTTCACCCATATGGCGCCGGGCGACGTGGCGCTGCTGGACACCCTCGACGACTGGACGGTGCATGTGCCCGGCCACCCGGACGAGGCCGAGACGCTGCTGCGCGAGGCCGCCGCGGCCGGCGACGACAAGGTGTACGTGCGACTGTCCGTGCAGGTCAACGAGATGCCGCGGCCGGTGGGCGGGGCGGGGTTCGACACCGTGCGGGAGGGGCGCCGCGGGGTGGTGGTCGCCGTCGGGCCGATGCTGGACAGCGTGCTGGCCGCCACCGAGGGGCTGGACGTGACCGTGCTCTACGCGACGACCGTGCGGCCCTTCGACGGCCGGGCGCTGCGGGCCGCCGCCGGGGCGGCCGGCTCCTCGGACGTGGTGCTGGTCGAGCCGTACCTGGCCGGGACCTCCACCCGGCACGCCAACGACGCGCTGGCGGACCGGCCGCACCGGGTGCTCGGGCTCGGCGTCGGCCGCCAGGAGCTGCGCCACTACGGGCAGCTCGCCGAGCACCTGGCGGCGCACGGGCTCGATCCGCAGGGCCTGCGGGCGCGGATCACGGGTTTCCTGGGCGCGTAGACCCGGATCGTGACGGTCGGTCAGATGTGCTTGTCGAGCCAGGACAGCAGATCGTCCTGGACCTCGTCGCGGTTGGTCTCGTGGAGGATCTCGTGCCGGGCGCCCGGGTAGGCCCGCCAGGTCAGCTCGCGGATGCCGAGGTAGCGGAAGTCCTCCAGGAGTTCGTGGACCAGGGTCATCCGCTGGTGGCAGGGGTCCTGGTCGCCGACCGCGACGTGGATCGGCAGGCCGCGGGGGATGCGGGCGAGCTGGGCGGGGTCGTTGACCTTGCGGATGGCCCGTACCCAGTCCAGGACCAGGCCGGCGCAGAACGGGAAGCCGCAGTCCTCGTCGGCTGCGTAGCTCTCGACCTCGGCGGTGTCGCGGGAGAGCCATGCGTAGCCGGTGCGGTGGGCGAAGGCGTCGTTGAAGGAGCCGAAGGTGCGCGGCAGGAAGGGCGAGGGGTGGGCCCGGCCGTGCGCCGCGATCTCCGCCTCCAGTTCGGTCACCGCGGCGTCGATGTCGAGGCCCGGCAGGGTGCGGAAGGTGCCGGTGAGGATCAGTCCGGCGAGGTCGGCGCCGTATTCCTGGGCGTAGTCGCGGGCCAGCATCGCCCCCATGCTGTGGCCGAGGAGGACGAGGGGGAGGCCGGGGTGGGCGGCGGCCGCGTGGTCGCCGATGCCCTTGAGGTCGCCGACGACGGCCCGCCAGGCGTCCTCGCCGGTCACCCCGCGGCCGCCGGTGGAGGCGGCGGTGGCGCCGTGGCCGCGGTGGTCCGAGGCGACGACGGCGTAGCCGTGGCCGGCCAGGAAGCGTGCGAAGCGGTCGTAGCGGCGGGCGTGTTCGGCGGCGCCGTGGGCGATCTGCACCAGGGCGCGCGGGGTGCCGGAGTCCGGGAGCCAGGTGTAGGTGGCGATGCGGGCGCCGTCGGGGGCTCGGTGGACGTCCTGCTGCATGGGGCTCTCCTGGGGCTGGCGGGTCGTCGGTCGGGCCCACTGTGACCCGCCGGGCCGCGCTTGGCCACGGGGCGCGCGGTGGAGATGGCCCACGGCCCGTCCGGCGTGACAGGATCGGGCGGTTCTGTGTCGGCACTGTGCCGCAACCCCCTTGTACAGGAGGATCGTTGGACACCACAGACCGCCCCGAGCACACTCCCGCCCCGCGTTCGCCGCTCTCCCGCCGCAGATTCCTCCAGGGCACCGCCTCGGCCGCCGCCACGGCGGGGCTGGTGGGCGTCGCGGCGCCCGAGGCCGTGGCGCTGCCCGCCGCGCCGGCCGGCACCCCGGCCGCCGGCGCCGCCGCGGGACTGTCCTTCACCGCCGCCACCAACGGCTCGGCCACCCTCGCCCCGTCCGGTGACCACCTGGTCGCCGAGGTGCAGAACGTACTGTGGTCGCTGCCCCGCCAGGGCGGCGCGGCGCGGGCGCTCACCCCGCCGGACCTGGAGCCGACCCGCCCGGTGTACTCCCCCGACGGCCGCCGGATCGCGGTCTGCGCCTACCGGGGCGGGAACTTCCACCTGTGGGCGCTGGCGCCGGACGGCTCGGGCCTGACCCAGCTGACCGACGGGCCGTGGGACGACCGGGGGCCGGCCTGGTCGCCGGACGGGACCCGGATCGCGTTCGCCTCGGAGCGCGGCGGCGACGCGGTCAAGGGCAGCCCGTACCGGATCTGGGTGCTGGAGGTGGCGTCCGGGCGGCTGACCCGGGTGACCGGGCTGTCCGGGCAGGACGGGCCCCATCAGGGCGGCGCCTGGGAGGACTTCGACCCCTGTTGGTCGCCGGACGGCGCGCGGATCGTCTTCGTCCGGGGTCGGCTGGGCGATACGGCGCTGGAGTCCCGGACGGTGGCGTCGGTGCCCGCCGACGGGCGGGGCGCGGTGCGCATCGAGCACACCGAGACGGCCGCGGCGCAGGTGATGGTGCCCGCGCTGTCGCCGGCCGGGCGGTTGGCGTACCTGCGGGTCACCGACGCGCCGGGCTCGACCTGCACGCTGGTGGTGGACGGTGCGGCGGTGGCGGTGGACGGTGATGTGGAGCCGGTGCCGCCGCGCTGGGTGTCGCGGGACGCGCTGCTGGTGACGGTCGGCGGGCAGTTCCGGATCGTCCGGCCCGACGCGCCGCGGCGGGCCGAGACCATCCCGTTCGCCGCGCAGCTGCCGCTGGACCGTCCGCGGTACCGCGTCAAGGACTACGGCTTCGAGCGCACGACGGCCGGACCGGTCCGCGGGATCCACCTGCCGGCGCTCTCCCCGGACAGCCGCCTGGTCGCCTTCGCCGCCCTCAACTCCCTGTGGGTGGCGCCCACTTCGGGCGGTGGCGCGCCGCGCCGGATCACCGCGGCCGCGGCCACCCGGTATGTGCTCGCGCCGAGCTGGTCCCGGGACGGTCGGGCGCTGGTGTACGCGGACGACCGGGACGGGCTGTTCGCGGTGCGCCGCCGGGAGTTGGCGTCGGGCGCGGAGACGGTGTTGGCGTCCGGCGGGCGGGTGCAGCCGGCGCTGTCGCCGGACGGCGGGCAGCTGGCGACGCTGGACATGATGGGCAATCTCGCCGTGCGGACGCTGGCGGACGGCACGGAGAAGGTGCTGGCCGCGCCAATGGGGGCGGGCGGGCTGCCGGGCCGACCCAGTTGGTCGCCGGACGGCCGCCATCTGGCACTGTGCGACCGCAACCGGCTCAACCGTCGGTTCCGCGAGGGCTACAACGTCATCCGGATCGTCGACGCGGAGACCGGGAAGGACCGGCTGTACCAGGTCGCCGAGCACGTCTCGATCGCCGATCGCTACGACTCCGGTCCGGTGTGGTCGCCGGACGGGAAGTGGCTGGCGGTGATCGCCGAGTCGGCGCTGTGGGTGCTGCCGGTGCGGCCGGACGGGACGCCGGACGGTGCGCCGCGCCAGCTGACCGAGGAGGCCGCGGACCATCCGTCGTGGTCCGGGGACTCCGGGACGCTGCTGTACCTCTCGGCCGGGAAGCTGCGGCTGGTTCCGGTGTCCGGGGGTGCGCCGCGGACCGTTCCGGTCGCGCTGGAGCGGCGGCCGGCGCGGGCCCGGGACACCGTGGTGCACGCGGGCCGGTTCTGGGACGGCACCGGCGAGACGGTGCGCGAGGACGTCGATGTGGTGGTGCGGGAGGGGCGGATCACGGCGGTGGAGCCGCACCGGGCGTCCCGGGCCGGGGCCGCCCGGCGGGTGGACGCCGGCGACCGGACGGTGCTGCCGGGGCTGTGGGACGCACACACCCATCCCTGGCAGGTCACGTACGGCGGGCGGCAGACCGCGCTGCAGCTGGCGTACGGCATCACCACCACCGTCTCCTGCGGCGGCTTCTCCTACGAGCAGGCGCGGCTGCGGGAGGCGCTGGCCGCCGGGGTGCTGGCCGGGCCGCGACTGCTGACCTGCGGCGAGCTGCTGGACGGCGGGCGGGTGGCGTACAGCATGGGGCGGGCGCACCGGACCGAGGCGGGGCTGCGGCGGTCGCTGGCCCGGGGTGCGGCGTTGGACTGGGATTTCGTCAAGACCTATGTCCGGGCGCCGGGTTGGGTGGTGGCGGAGGCGGCGCGCTTCGCGCACGAGCGGCTGGGGGTCCGCTCGGGTAGCCACCTGCTGAGCCCCGGGGTGCAGTTGGGGCAGGATCTGACGACGCATCTGCAGGCCACCCAGCGGCTGGAGTTCGGGCACGCGGTGTCCGCCTCGGGGCACGCGTACGAGGACGTCGAGAACGTCTACACGGCGGGCGGGCTGCACATGCTGGCCACGCCGTTCTCGGCGTCGCCGCTGATCGGTGAGGATCCGGCGCTGGCCGAGGACGTGCGGGTGAGTCGGCTGATGCCGCCGTGGGACGGTGCGGTGGTCCGGGAGAACGCCGGGCGGCGGCCGACGCCGGAGCAACTGGCCGCCATCGGCACCGAGGTGGGCGTCTACCGCCGCGTCCTGGACGGCGGCGGTCTGGTGGCGCTGGGGACGGACCAGCCGCTGGTGCCGGTGGGCCTGTCGCTCCATCTTGCGCTGCGGGCGCTGCACCGCGGCGGGTTGAGTGTCGTCGAGGCGCTGCGGACGGCGACCGTGCTGCCGGCCCGGGTGTTCGGCGCGGAGCGCGACCTGGGGACGCTGGAGGTGGGCAAGCTCGCCGATATGACGCTGGTGGACGGCGATCCGTTCCGGGACATCGGCGCGCTGGTGCGGACGTCGGCGGTACTCAAGGGCGGGCGGCTGTACGAGCAGCGGGCGTTGGTGGAGTCGTTCCCGGCGCCCGGTGGGCCGGCGGTGCGCGCGGCGGCGGGCACCGACTGGCTGGCGGTGGGGCGGCAGCAGCGCCGCGAGTCCTGCTGCGACATCGGCCACTGACGGCCGGGAGGCGAGGGGTTGGCGCGGCTCCGGGAGGGTTCGGAGCCGCGCCGCACCGCGCCCCGGGGCGGGGGTTGTGCGGCGCATCCGCGCGCTCCAAGTGCGCGTATGAATGCGCCGGTCCGATGTTTTGCGCGCCCCGGAGCTGGTATTCCAACGGGTATCGCACGCAGTGAGCGATAGATTACTGTCCGGTACGATCAGGCGGCACCGCCCGCGCCACCCCGTGGAAGGGGAGCGGCCAGCACGCGGAAGTTCGCGCAGGAGGGCTCGTCTTGCATCGCTACTTCACCGATCAGCGGCATGAGGCGCTCCGGCGCCGGGTGCGGGATTTCGCCGAGCGCGAGGTCCGGCCCCGGATCGCCGAGCTGGAGGCGCGACGCGTCGCCTGCCCCGACCTCTCGCGGCTGATTGCCCGTCAGGGCTGGATCGGTGCGACGGTGGACCGTGCCTACGGCGGGATGGGCGCCGGGCACGTCGCCAAGACGCTGATCATCGAGGAGCTGTCGCGGGTGAGTGCCGCGATGGGCGCCATGGTGCAGGCGTCCCAGCTGGGCGTGGCGAAGATCGTCCACTTCGGCAGCGAGGAGCAGAAGAAGACCTGGCTGCCGGCGGTCGCGTCCGGCGACTGCCTGCCGACCATCGCGGTCACCGAACCGCAGTCCGGTGGGCACGTCCTGGGCATGGCCTCCACCGCGGTCCGCGACGGCGACGACTACGTCCTCAACGGCCGGAAGAGCTATGTCGGCAACAGCCACGTCGGAGATCTGCACGGGGTGGTGGTGCGCACCGGCGAGGGTTCGAAGGGCCTGTCGGCGTTCCTCGTGGAGTCCGGCACCCCTGGTTTCCGGGTCGGCCCGCAGCGGCCCGCGATGGGCCTGCACGGCTTCAGCTTCGGCGAGTTGTTCTTCGACGACTGCCGGGTGCCGGCGACGCACCTGCTGGGACGGGAGGGCGACGGGCTGGCCGTGGCGTACTCCTCCAGCATGCTGTACGGGCGGCCGAATCTGACGGCGGTCTCGCTCGGCATCCACCAGGCCGCCCTGGACGAGACCACGGCGTTCTGCACCGAGCGGCGGCGCTACGGCGAGCCGCTGGCGGAACTGCCGAACATCAAGCTGAAGTTGGGCCGGATCCAGTCCCGGTTGCTGCTGGCCCGGCTGTCCGCGTACCACGCGGTGCACCTGCTGGACCAGGGGCTGGCCTGCGATGCGGAGCTGATGAACGCCAAGTTGGTGAATGTGGAGTCGGCGCTGGAGTCCGCGCGGGACGCGATGGACATCCACGCCGCCTGTGGACTGTTCACCGACCGGCCGGTGGAACGTTTCCTGCGCGACGCGCACCACATCTTCGCGCCGGCCGGCACCTCCGACATCCAGCTGTTGCGGCTGGGCGAGTTGGCGCTGGGACAGGGGAAGGGCGAGTGGTCGGGCCGGCTCGCGGAGCTGCTGCGGCCGGCGTCGGCGGACTGGTCGGAGGAGGACGGGCTGCCCGGTGGGCGGGAGGCGCTGGCCCGGGTGTCCTGAGGGACGGGCGCCCGGCGGGCCGGATGCGTCGGGCGGCGCTCCGCGGCGCCGCCCGGGCGCGGGCCCCGGCCGGCCGTCGGGCCTCCGGGGCCGCGGGCGCGCCCGGTCAGGAGGCGTCGGCCTCCCGCTGCCGCTGCTCCATCTCGTGGATCAGCGCGACGAGTTCGGCGGCGAACGCCTTGATGGTGTGCAGTCCCTCGCGTCCCCAGGGCCGGGGTTCGCGGTCGATGACGCACACGGTGCCCAGGGTCGTCCCGGTGTGGTCGATCAGCGGAGCGCCCAGGTAGGTGCGGATGCCGAGCTCGTCGACGACCGGGTTGCCGGCGAACCGCGGGTAGTCGCAGACGTCCTCCAGGACGAGCGCCTTGCGCCGCACCACGACGTACGGGCAGTAGCCGTGGTCCCGGGCCATGATCCGCTCCGGGCGGCCGCTGGGCGGCGCTGGGCCCAGCTCGACGGAGGTGTCGAGGTCGGGGGCGTAGAGACCGGCGAAGTACTGCTCGTGCTCGTCGATGAAGTTGACCATGGCGTAGGGGGTGTTGGTGGTCCGGGCGAGCCTGCGCGCGAACTGGTCGAACGCGGGCAGCGGGTTCTTGCCGATGCCCAGCTCGCGCAGCCGGGCCACCCGGGCCGGCGCCTCGTGGTCCTCCGGGGTGATCAGCAGCCGGCGCGTCAAGTCGTCCGTGAGGTGGGGAAGTTCGGACGAGGGATAGCGCCAGGACGGATAGCGCGAGGGGAACGGGAAGCGTGCGGAGGGGACGTTCATGACGGCTCCGGGGTGGAGGTGAGGACAGGTGAGGAGAGGAGGTGGGCGACGAGGGACAGCAGGACCTGGGTGCCGGAGGCGCACTGGCGGGCGTCGCAGAGCACGACCGGGATCTCCGGGGCGAGATCCAGGGCGGCCCGTACCTCTTCGGGCCCGTAGTGGTGGCCGCCGTCGAACTCGTTGACGGCGACGACGAACTGGATGCCGCGCCCCTCGAAGAAGTCGACCGCGGCGAAGCACTGGTCCAGCCGCCGGGTGTCGGCGAGCACCACCGCGCCGAGCGCACCGTGGGACAGTTCCTCCCACAGGAACCAGAAGCGGTGCTGCCCGGGCGTGCCGAAGAGGTAGAGGACGTGCTCCGGGCCGAGGGTGATCCGGCCGAAGTCCATGGCGACGGTCGTGGTCGTCTTGTCCGCGACGCCGGCCAGGTCGTCGGTGCCGACGCTTATCTGGGTGATGAGCTCCTCGGTGTTGAGCGGTGCGATCTCGCTGACCGCGCCGACGAAGGTGGTCTTGCCAACCCCGAACCCGCCCGCGACCAGGACCTTCACCGCGGTGGGGAAGGAGTCGGCCTCGGGGTCCCCGGGGAGCCGGGCATCAGAGTCGTTGACGAAGTCCATGCAGCACCGCCTCCAGCAGGGCACGGTCGGTACGGGGGGCGGGCCCGGCCGAGACGGCCGAGGGGGTTCGCGCGGTGAGCGCTCCGCAGTCGACGAGGTCGGCGAGGAGCACCTTGGTGACCACGGCGGGCAGCCGGACGTGCGCAGCGACCTCGGCGACCGGGACGGGCCGGCCGCACAGCCCCAACACCCGGTCGTATTCCGGCCCTTGGAGGCCGGCGGGTCGCCGTCCGGTCGCCCGCACCATGGTCATCAGATCGAAGTGCGCCGTGGGGCGGGTGCGGCCCCTGCTGACGGTGTACGGGCGGACCAGCCGGCCCGCCACGTCGTCGACCCACGGTGCGTCCGGGCCGGGCGACCGCTGCCGGCGGGGCAGGGCAACGGTCAACGGCCACCCGCCGGGGCCTGGTGGCGCGGGGGCGTCGCCAGGTACGGCCGGACGCTCTTGACCAGCATCCCCATCTCGTAGCCGAGCACGCCGGCGTCGGCCTCGCGGGAGGCGAGGACGGCCAGGCACGCGCCGGACCCGGCGGCGGCGACGAAGAGGAAGGTCTGCTCCATCTCGACGACGACCTGGAGGATGTCGCTGCCCTCCCCGAAGCGGGAACCGGCGCTTCGGGCGAGCGAGTACAGGCCGGAGGAGAGCGCCGCCATGTGGTCGGCGACGTCCGGTTCGAAGCCGTGGGATGCCTTGACCAGGCCGTCGGCGGAGAGCAGGACGGCGCTGCGGGTGTGCGGTACCCGTTGGACGAGTCCGGTCAGCAGCCAGGAAAGGTCGGTGTGCTGATTGCCGCGGAACTCCGCGGGCGCCTGCGTGCGCACTTCACTCACCATGGTGGGGGTCGTCTCCTCGGGGGCGGGCCATCGGGGCGTCGTGATCAGGGGCAAGGAGCGGTTCGGGGTCTCCGGGGCTGCCGGGGATGCCGTCCTGGCCCGGGGTGGTGGCAGGAGCGGGGGCAAGGTGGCCGGCGGCGGCGAGGCCGGCCGCGTAGCTGGGGTCGCCGCGGCTGAAGCCGCGCTGGTAGGCGGCCATCAGGTTGGGGTCGTGGAGGCGGTCGGGGCCGGTGCGGAGCGGCGGCGGGGGAACGTCGCGCAACTGGGGGGCGATGTGGGCCTGCTTGACGCGGCGCGGCAGCCGGGGGCGGGCGACGTCGTCGAGGGGCGGCGGCGGGGGCGGCAGGACCACCGGCCCCGGGTCGGCGGGGTGCCCGCCGCCGAGCGGTGCCCCGGTCGGGCCGTCGGGTGCGCCGGAACCGTGCTGCGGGGCGTTGGCGGCGGCCTCGACGCTGGCGGCGGTGGCCGAGGCCGGGGTGCGGACGATGCGCCGGCGGGTGGGACGGGCGTCGATGCCGGTGCCGGTGCCGGTGGGGAGGACACCGACCGCGGCGGCGAGGGCGTCGGTGTCGGTGTCGGCGGCGGGCACCGCCTGGGCGGGGGTGCCCGCGTCGGACGGGGCCGGGCCGGCGGCGGCCTCTCGGCGGTCGGGGACGTCGTCGAACCGGTCGCCGTAGGGCCGTTGGCCGCGCCCGGGACCCGGATCGAGTTGCTCGTCCTCGTCCTCCATGCCGTCCGGGAACTCCTCGCGGGTCTCGGCCGAGTTGGCGCCCAGCAGCTCCGGCGGGACGATCACGACGGCCTGGACGCCGCCGTAGATGCTGCTCTGGAGCCGCACCAGGAGGCCGTGCCGCTGGGCGAGCGAGGAGACCACGTAGAGGCCGATCCGGCCGTCGTCCAGGAGCTCGGTGAGGTCGATCCGCTCGGGGTCGGCCAGCAGCCGGTTCATCTGCTCCTGTTCCTCGGGCGACATGCCCAGGCCGCGGTCCTCGACCTCGACGGCGAGCCCCGCGGTGACGTGCCGGGCCCGCACCGTGACCGGCGTCTCCGGGTCGGAGAACTCGGTGGCGTTCTCGACGAGTTCGGCGAGCAGGTGCACGACGTCGGCGACGGCGTGCCCGCGCAGGGTGCCCTCGAAGGGCGACACCAGCTTGATCCGGGTGTACTGCTCGACCTCGGCGGTGGAGGAGCGGACGACCTCGGTCAGGGTGATCGGGCGGGTCCACTGGCGGCGGGTGATGGCGCCGCCGAGGACGGCGAGGTTCTCGGCGTGCCGGCGGATCCGGGTGGCCAGGTGGTCGATGACGAACAGGCCCTTGAGCAGGTCCGGGTCCTCGACCTGGTGCTCCATCTCGTCCAGGGTCAGGATCTGGCGGTGGACCAGGGACTGCAGGCGCCGGGCGAGGTTGACGAAGACCTCCAGCTTCTGCTGGTTGCCGGTGGCGTCGCTGCGGACGATGCCCACCGCCTCGATGAGCGCGGCCTCGGCGGCCCGGCCGGTGGCGGCGACCTCGTGGGCGAGCCGGCCCAGGGCGTCGCCGCCGGGCTCCGCCAGCGGCTCCCGGTCGTCGGGGGGCCGCAGCCACTCGTCGTTGCGCACCCGGTCCAGGAGGTCGGCGAGGTCGGTCTGGGCGCGGGCGCACACCTGGCGCAGCTGCCCGCAGCGGCGCGCCAGACCGCGTGCCTCGGCGCTGCCCGCCAGGCCGCCGAGCAGGACGATGGCGCAGACCACGGCGAGGCCGCCGGCCAGCACCGCCCACTCGCGGCCGGTGAGCCGGGCGCCGCCGCTGCGCACCACGAACGCGGCGACGCCCGCGCAGACGACGGCCGCGAGCAGGGCGGGGACGGCGGCGAGCCGGATCAGGCGGGACCGTATGGCAGCGTCGGACACCGGCTCCGGGAAGGCCGCCCGGCCGTGCCGTCCCCCACGGGACCTGGGAGTCTCCGGGGACGTCTCGGTCCTCTGCGGGGTAGCGGTAGGCATGGGCGCCCTCCGGATCGGCCGTTGGCAGTTCACGGAGCACGCACGCTAGTTGTTGCGGGGGTGGGGTTCGGACCCCCTTCGGGGTTTCGCTACCCCGCGCCACCTCCTTGAGGAGGCACCCTCCGCACGGAAGTGCGAAAAGATCCGAACTCCCGTACAGAAAAAGGCCGTTGAGGAAGGGAACATTCGCCTCAACCGCACCACGGCCCCCGCCTCGCCACGGGAGTTCCCCAAGGTCCGACCCCACCACGACAGCCCGCCCCCGGCCACCCCTGCCCACCCTGACGCGCTGCGCGCGAGGGGGGCAGCACTGTACTCACTTGACGCCGACACCGACCGTGCGGCGGTCTCGGGCGCGCCCCTGACCCGACGTCCGCGGAACGCCGGTGCGCTGCCGCTGCCGCAGCGACGACTACCGCTCGGCCACCAGCTCCTGCCGGTCGGCCGAGAGCACCGGCGGCCATGCCGGCCAGCCGTGCGCGGGCGGCACGGCGACCGCCCGCCACCACGGATACGGAGCCGGCGGGTCGGCCGGCTCGAACGGCTTGCCCGGCACCGGGGTCACCACACGGGCACCCGACCGGTGACCGGCGTACAGGGTCCGCTCCCCCGGCTCGGCCCAGGGATGCGGGGCGAGGTTGAACGTCCCCCAGTGGATCGGCATCATCACACCGACGGACGGGTCGCCCTGTTGCAGGTCGCGGTGGGCCCGCATGCCCTCCTCCGGAGTCATGTGGATGTCGGGCCAGAAGTCCGAGTACGCGCCGATCTGGATCATCGTCGCGTCGAACGGGCCGTGCGCCGCGCCGATCTCGGCGAAACCGGAGAAGTATCCGGTGTCGCCGCTGTGGAAGATGCGGTGCTCGGGACCGGCGACCACCCAGGAGGCCCACAGGGTGTGCTGGGGGCCGCGCAGACCGCGACCGCAGAAGTGCTGGGCCGGCGTGGCGGTGAGGGTGAGCCCGCCGACCCGGGTCGACTCGTGCCAGTCCAGCTCGGTGATCCGCGCCGCGGGTACGCCCCAGAACTCCAGGTCGGCGCCGATGCCGAGCGGCACGACGAAGACCGCGCCGGACTCGGCCAGGCCCTTGACGGTGGGCATGTCGAGGTGGTCGTAGTGATCGTGCGA is a genomic window containing:
- a CDS encoding GTP-binding protein, which codes for MDFVNDSDARLPGDPEADSFPTAVKVLVAGGFGVGKTTFVGAVSEIAPLNTEELITQISVGTDDLAGVADKTTTTVAMDFGRITLGPEHVLYLFGTPGQHRFWFLWEELSHGALGAVVLADTRRLDQCFAAVDFFEGRGIQFVVAVNEFDGGHHYGPEEVRAALDLAPEIPVVLCDARQCASGTQVLLSLVAHLLSSPVLTSTPEPS
- a CDS encoding ATP-binding protein, producing MSDAAIRSRLIRLAAVPALLAAVVCAGVAAFVVRSGGARLTGREWAVLAGGLAVVCAIVLLGGLAGSAEARGLARRCGQLRQVCARAQTDLADLLDRVRNDEWLRPPDDREPLAEPGGDALGRLAHEVAATGRAAEAALIEAVGIVRSDATGNQQKLEVFVNLARRLQSLVHRQILTLDEMEHQVEDPDLLKGLFVIDHLATRIRRHAENLAVLGGAITRRQWTRPITLTEVVRSSTAEVEQYTRIKLVSPFEGTLRGHAVADVVHLLAELVENATEFSDPETPVTVRARHVTAGLAVEVEDRGLGMSPEEQEQMNRLLADPERIDLTELLDDGRIGLYVVSSLAQRHGLLVRLQSSIYGGVQAVVIVPPELLGANSAETREEFPDGMEDEDEQLDPGPGRGQRPYGDRFDDVPDRREAAAGPAPSDAGTPAQAVPAADTDTDALAAAVGVLPTGTGTGIDARPTRRRIVRTPASATAASVEAAANAPQHGSGAPDGPTGAPLGGGHPADPGPVVLPPPPPPLDDVARPRLPRRVKQAHIAPQLRDVPPPPLRTGPDRLHDPNLMAAYQRGFSRGDPSYAAGLAAAGHLAPAPATTPGQDGIPGSPGDPEPLLAPDHDAPMARPRGDDPHHGE
- a CDS encoding DUF742 domain-containing protein, with amino-acid sequence MTVALPRRQRSPGPDAPWVDDVAGRLVRPYTVSRGRTRPTAHFDLMTMVRATGRRPAGLQGPEYDRVLGLCGRPVPVAEVAAHVRLPAVVTKVLLADLVDCGALTARTPSAVSAGPAPRTDRALLEAVLHGLRQRL
- a CDS encoding MBL fold metallo-hydrolase gives rise to the protein MTASRPRPTRLSALRPASFGAEPKGERLARMRRSPQFVDGQFRNPAPTRQLLRGAALPMARTQLHREGRLRRAPVGRIPVHRPTAEDWGRPPASGLRLTWTGHSSVLAEIDGRRVLFDPVWGERCSPFGWAGPKRLHPVPVELAELPPVDVVVISHDHYDHLDMPTVKGLAESGAVFVVPLGIGADLEFWGVPAARITELDWHESTRVGGLTLTATPAQHFCGRGLRGPQHTLWASWVVAGPEHRIFHSGDTGYFSGFAEIGAAHGPFDATMIQIGAYSDFWPDIHMTPEEGMRAHRDLQQGDPSVGVMMPIHWGTFNLAPHPWAEPGERTLYAGHRSGARVVTPVPGKPFEPADPPAPYPWWRAVAVPPAHGWPAWPPVLSADRQELVAER
- a CDS encoding roadblock/LC7 domain-containing protein, coding for MVSEVRTQAPAEFRGNQHTDLSWLLTGLVQRVPHTRSAVLLSADGLVKASHGFEPDVADHMAALSSGLYSLARSAGSRFGEGSDILQVVVEMEQTFLFVAAAGSGACLAVLASREADAGVLGYEMGMLVKSVRPYLATPPRHQAPAGGR
- a CDS encoding GAF domain-containing protein; its protein translation is MNVPSARFPFPSRYPSWRYPSSELPHLTDDLTRRLLITPEDHEAPARVARLRELGIGKNPLPAFDQFARRLARTTNTPYAMVNFIDEHEQYFAGLYAPDLDTSVELGPAPPSGRPERIMARDHGYCPYVVVRRKALVLEDVCDYPRFAGNPVVDELGIRTYLGAPLIDHTGTTLGTVCVIDREPRPWGREGLHTIKAFAAELVALIHEMEQRQREADAS